The genomic stretch GTCTCAATCTGGCTCGCAGAGTTGCGCCGACATATCGAACGCCTCAAATCGGTAGCGCACAGAGTTCTTTGTGGTCAGTTAAGCGGTGCGGTCGGCACTATGGCAGCCCTGGGTGATAAAGGTCTTGAAACATCAGAAAGAACAATGGCCAAACTTGGACTAGCCTCAAGCGCCCTACCTTGGCACACATCCCGTGACAATATCGCCGAAACTTGTGGCGTCTTTTCCATGATAACTGCTACAGCCTGTAAAATTGCAAACGAAGTTTTTCAACTTGGCAAAACCGAAATCCTTGAACTGCGTGAACCATCAGCTGCCGGTAAAAGTGCAGGAAGCAGCACCATGCCCCATAAACGCAACCCCGTTTTGTGCGAAAGAGTTGCCGTGCTCGCTACCCATGTCCGCGCCCTGGCTCAAATTACTCAAGAGAGTATGATCCATGAAAATGAGCGAGACCCTCGCTCCCTCTGGGCCGAGTGGCTTGCAGTGCCGCAGATCTCGATATACACAGCAACCGCCTTGAATTACCTTAAGCAAATAACTGCCAATCTTGAGGTTTTTCCAGACCGAATGCTAAGCAATATCCATCTGCACAAGGACTCTATTCTTTCAGAATGGCTGCTTTTCAAAATCAGCTCAGTGACTGGAAAGACAAAGGCCCTTGAACTCATTAATGATTTTAGTGTCGAGTCCAAACAGAGTGGCCGAGCTACAAAAGAACTTATTGCTGCCCATAAAGATCTTGCACCACATTTCAGCCCTGAAGATTTATTGATGTTTGATTGCCCGGAACGCTACATTGGCCTTGCGCCAGAAATTGTTGATGTTACAATTAGGGATATTGAGAAAAAGCGAGCTCAGGATCCGCTTAAACTTGACAAACTCGCAAAAAGTTAAAAAAGGTTCAGCGCCACTTAACGAAATCAACTCGTTAAAGAGCGAGCCGGGGATGTCGAGCGGCTTTTTGCGAGACCATCAAACTTGGGGCTTAAAAAACGATTTACTTTCACCACCGAGCACAGAAAAAACTGCTTTAATATTAGCCACGGAACCACACAGAAACACACGAAAAAAGAAAATAACTAACTTTCGTAAATTTGAGTTCTGAGTTCTTTTTTTAGCCAGCAGTGCTATGGGAATGACAATAGTAGCTGAAAGTCAGGGGTAATCACATAAAGTTTCCTGATTAGCGCTAATCTTCCTCAACAAGCTCAACATCTCCAGCGGTTTTTTATCGGTGATCAATGATTTCGGACGGTTATAATTGGACAGTAAGGAGTTTTCATTTATACATAAGATAAAAAATCCCCCTGAGTCCCCCTGCAAAGGGGATTCAGGGGGATTTTGTGAAGTCTGAGACTAACTCATATTTGTTGCTGCTTTAATATCTAAATCCCGTCCGCAGGACATTAAGTTTGTTCCGGGTCAAAAGCGCTTCAGAAATAAGACTTTTAGTGTGCTGCGGAAGATTAGCACTAATCAGGAAAGATTAACTGCTTAAATTATTAGCCACGAACACACACTGACACACACGGACAACTGCTTTTTCTTTTTGTTTGTGTGGGTCTGTGTGGGTCTGTGGCAAAAAAATTATATCGCTTTCATTTTTTAAAAAGTCCTAACAACGACTCAGAATACTTAAGAGACCGATGACTGACCATTACAGCCATATTATTGATTCCAGATTTTATCGTGACGGCTACAGCACTGAAGAGACGCGCCAAATTTTCGGTGATATGCGCAGAATGCAGCGCTGGCTTGATGTTGAGCTCTGCCTGACAAACTGCCAGGCAGAGCTTGGCATCATTCCCAAGAAAGCCGCAAAAGCTCTCGCCCTGACAGCCTCTCTGGAAAAGTTCGATATCCAGAGAATCCAAGACGATATTGCCAAAACCGGACACTCACTTATTCCTCTGCTTAATGAGTGGCAGAGAATTTCCGGTGAAGACGGACAATATATTCATTACGGCGCTACAACCCAAGACATACAGGATACCGCCCAATCTCTTGAGATACAGGAAGCAATAGACCTTCTGGAAAGAGATATAGCAGAACTTATCTCGCTTCTTGCGGACAAATCCAAACAATATCGTGATGTTATCTGTGTAGGGCGCACTCACGGCCAGCAGGCGCTTCCCACAACTTTAGGCCTGAAAATCTCCACCTGGCTAGACGAAACAATGCGCAATCAGCAACGCCTACAGCAGTGCAAGCAGCGGGTCTTGGTCAGCCAGCTCTTTGGCGGGGTTGGTACCATGTCGGCTTTATCGGCACAGGCCCAGACATTACTGGAAAACTTCTCCGCCGCTCTGGGCCTGACTGCGCCGGACAGTTCATGGCACAGTGCTCGTGACCGAACCGCGGAGCTGATCAGCGTTTTGGCTCTGATCAGCGGCGGACTTGCCCGCTCTGCCAATGAGATATGTCAGCTCGCTAAAAATGAGATCGGCGAACTAGCTGAACCTTTTACCGCTGGTCAGATCGGCAGCAGCACAATGCCCCACAAGCGAAACCCTGAGCTTTGCGAACAGGTTGTCGTTTTGTCAAAACTCATTAAGGCAAATGCCATGAGTGGTTTCGACACGTTATGCGGTGAGCATGAACGCGACTACCGAACAGTTCGCCTTGAGTGGGTCGCTCTGACAGAAGCGATCACCTTTTGCTGCGCCGCCCTGAAGTTTCAGAAAAAGATTATTAAAAATCTTGTTGTAAATGAGGCGCAGATAAAGAACAATCTGAACCAGGCAGCCATCTTTATTTCAACCGAAGCGCTTATGTTTTTACTTGGAGAGAAAATTGGCAAGCAATGCGCCCATGAATTAATTTACAAGGCCTCTCAGCTGTGCAGCAGCAGCGGCAAGGAGTTAATCGACATTTTACTTAAGGATGAGCTGATACGTGGGAATTTCTCGAGATCTGATTTAGAGCAGGCTATACTTCTCGAAAATCATGTGGGACAATCCGCTCAATTAATTGATCGGCTTACCCAAAAAGCAAGGCAGCTTTAAAATTGAGAACTTAAGAGTCTCCCTGATACGTCCGGGTTATTTTATGACAATGGCTTAGGGCCTTGCGGTTAAAATCACAATGCTTATATTCATAGTACATTTTTCAAAGAATAGTATTTAGAGTGTGGTCAGTCTATGACCAACTTTACAACAATTAAACCATAGTACCAGTACCTGCCAATGCCTTGAGCTCGCAGGTCACAAACAGAGGAAGTTTCAATGAGAAAAAATATTTTTACCCTTTTAGTCCTTTTACTATTTTTAAGCCTTACCTCCTACGCCTCTGCCTGTGTCGGCAGAACTCTTTACATAGGTTCGCTTAGTAGCACAGAAGATACTATTATGTCTGAAATGCTCGCTCTGCTCATTAACGAGCGCACCGGAACCACCGTACAAACCAGGTACTTTAAAACCAATGATGAGCTCTACGCCGCCCTGAGCTCCTCTGTAGAGGAAGAGCGCGTTGATATATTGGTTGAAGATACCAGCGACGCACTGGCTATTATAAAAAAAGATCGGACTAATAATCCTGATCAGGATTATCTGGTGGCCAAGGAACATTATGACAAAAACCTCAACGTTATCTGGCTTAACCCTTTTGGATACGGTAACAGCAAAGGAGATACCACAATTTCGGTCAGCGCCCCCCTTGTTCGCAGGGATGTGTTAACTAATTTCCCTCTCCTGCCCCGTGTTCTCAACAAACTTGCCGGGGCCATCACTGACAAGGCCTATCAGAATCTTGCCAAGGATGTTTCCTCAGGTGAAAAACCCAAAAATGCCGCTAAAGATTTTCTCAGGAAGAAAAAATTCATATAGGCCTGGGCCTGATAGTCAAATTCCTGAAGAATATTTTTCTTAGCGCATACTTCTAATCTTCAATCTTTCAAGACGGTTTTCATGAAAAAACTTGCTATAGTTATACTTGCAACGCTGCTTCTCTCTTCTTGCAACTCTGCTGATACGGATACCCCGAAGAAGGTTGACCGCTCAGGCCTGCCTACCTATAAAATCGGCTACATGATCTGTAATAGTGAAAATGAAACCAATGATCGTTTTCACGCCTTCACCGAATATTTAAGCCAGCAACTTAACGCCAACTTCGAAATGGCGGCTATCGACACCACCGATTTCTTAAAAGAGCTGGATAGCCTCCATTTTACCCATACTAACTCGCTTTTATACATCATAATGAACCAGTTTAATGGTGTTGAGATCCTTGCCACCGAGAAAAAAGACTCCCTTGGCTCCTATTCGCAAGGCGTTATTATCGCTCGAACAAACAACGACACAATAAACTCTATTGCTGACCTGAAGGGAAAGACCATGATCTTCGGCCCAACGCTGGCTCCGACCGGCTTTATGGCCCAGATAGATCTGCTCCAGCAAAATAGCCTTGACCCGGAAAACGACTTATCCTTTTACACAATTCCGCGAGGTTCCTTTAAACATGAAAAGGTTGTCTACGGCGTTCTTTTTGAAAAGTACGACGCTGGCGCCCTACCTATTGGTGATGTTGAAAACATGGTTAACGAAGGTCGAATTGCCGCTGATGATCTTAAAATAATCGCCAAGGCAGACCCTATTCCCTACTGTAACTTTGCAGTTACTCAAAAGGTTGACGACGATCTGGCCCAAAAGTTTAAGAAAGTAATCATATCAATTACCAAAGATACAACTGTTGAATATAATGGTGAAGTGGTCAAGGTACTTGACCGTGCTCTGGTCGATGGATTTGAGGACAGTAAGGATTCTGATTTTGATATTGTCCGTGACATTGCGAAACGAACCAACATGCCGCCTTACCAGAAATTCTAGAATTTTTGATCGAAAATAATACCGCTTTCTTTTTGAAGCCTTGCAAAAAGGCTTTGCAACTCCTCGACTCCGACAACCATGTCATGCACAACACGGCATCTATCACCACCGGAACAATCGTATATATCGAGAACCAGAGTATCTTCTTCCTGAATCAATACAAGATGGATATCCGAACCATTTTGCTGCAAGCGTAAGTTGACAAGTTCCACCAGACGCTTGACATCACTTACATCTGCAGGACTTGTCGTTACCGGATCCCTCCGCTCGCGCTTTCTCTCATCAAACAACTGACGACCATACAAATGGCTGATCGCCTTTGATTTGTCGACAGGCAGCGGTGGAAAGATATCCTTTCGAATGGGTTGCGGTTTTTTAGACTGTGAAAGTTTCGCAGTATCTTTAACCTCATAAATAACCATAGACTCACCACCTTTTCGTTAATCCCTACATAACGTATCGGCAGGTGGAAGGTGGCGCATTAATAGGAGGTTCGCCAGAACAGTGGTTTAGATAACTACAGAATTATTTCCATTCCCTCTTTGGCAAAAAAGATCTCGGTTCCACCGTCGTTACCGGGAGAACAATGCTTTGCAGTAAGTGCATCAAGCTGCTTATCAGTGCGCATTGGCTCGTGGTGGAAAAGGGCCATTTTCTTTACTTGACTGCGTGCCGCCAGCTGCACAGCAAACTCCATTGGAGAATGCCCCCAGCCCACCTTTGACCCCTCATACTCTTCCTGGGTATACTGGGTATCAAATATCAGAAAATCGGCACCCGTCACAAAATCTTGGAGTACCTTATTCTGCTCGGCTACAACCAACTCCCCCTCAACGGCCATCGCTTCATCATAAGAAGGATCTTCAGGGTCACTGCAAAAGATGTTCGTGTAGGGCTCGGTATCATAGGCAGTACAAAACGATTTCCCCTTGTACTCAAACCGATACCCCAGGCACAAGATTGGATGGTTTAGATATTTAGTAGTGAGTTTAATTCCATCGCCCAGGTCAAACTCGCCCTCTTTAAGATGAAAATACTGAAGATTTGCGGCAAGCTCTGCATCACGAACCGGAAAGTAACGATAGGTCATCTGTCCGCCGACAATCTTCTCCAGGGTATCCGCTTCATGAGTAACCGGACCATGAACACGGACAGTGGTCGTCGGCAGATAGAGGGGCACAAAAAACGGAAACCCCATAATATGATCCCAATGCGTATGGGACAGGAATAGGTCGATATCAATCGGTCCTTTTGGCAAATCATTGGCCATTATAAAATTGCCCAGCTCCCGAATACCGGAACCGGCGTCAATAATTATCAGACGATCGATTTCATCAAAGCGCAGCTCTATGCACGCCGTATTACCACCATACTCTGTAGTTTGAGGGCCAGGACAAGGAATCGATCCGCGCACACCCCAGAATTTCACCCTCATAGTTACCCCTTTTCAACTCCTTGCAGAAACACCTGAGCCTTTTCTATTTCACTCATAACCGTTACACCAAGCCCCCTTAGATCATCCCATTTCATCCCCATAAGTTCAAGAACACTGAGCAGATGCTGACTTTCTGAATACAAGTCACCAGCCGAACCAATCTCATAAATGTTTGCATAGAGATTGGCCAAGGCCACAGCAGCGACAATTTTTCGGTTTTTCTCTGAGGCTCGTTCCGGAGAATGGTGAAAGGAAAGCGTTTCAACAATAGTATCGTTCAACTGCCATTTTTTAGCGATCAACGAACCAGCTGCTCCATGATCAATGCCAACGATCAGTTTTTCAGAGCGATACAAGGCGCTCTGTTCAAGATCCGCCAACTGAAGTGCCTGCACATAGGTTTCTGCAAAACAGTTATTAAGGGGTATTTTGCCAAGATCATGAAGCATTCCAGCCACAAAGTATTCCTCTCTCTCAGCCGTTGGTACATTTATCATGGCAGCTAGAAGCTTAGCCGTAACCCCTACACAGATCGAGTGCGCCCAGAAGGCATCCATGGGCAAACTCTTAAAGGACTCCTGTTTACCTAATGTGCCGATAATAGCCGTACTTAGGGCGAGATTCTTTACTGTATTGAGACCAAGCATAATGATGGCTCTGGTCAGCGACGAAATTTGATTCGGCAGCGAATAATAGGCAGAGTTAATCATTTTCAGGACCTGCCCGGTCAGAACTGGATCGAGCGAAATAACCCTGTTCAGATCGTTTGGAGCGGCATTCGGAGTATTACAAACCTGAAGCACCTTCGTTACGGTCGTTGACAAACTGGGCATGCGGTCTATGTAGTCTTTGATTGTCTCTTCTTGATCCTGCATTTCCGTTATAACTCTGTAGCCCTTGCCAGCCGAGCGCAAAATTAATAAAGATTGATAACCAACACCAGTTAAGATGGTATCATGGAAAAGCATCTTGTGTAAAAGAGTTTTTTAGTTTCTCACTGAAAGTCTTCAGTAAAGAAAAACACGAGATATCGGCAGTGACTGTTCCAGCATATTGTCCGTTTTTGCTATTAGCATTCAGCCATAAGCTACCAACTAAACGCTAAAGGCTAAAAGCTAAAAGCTAAATATCATTGGCCCTGAAGGCGATTAAAGGCAACAGCCTCCTGGTAGGTAATTCCGGAACCGCCAAAAATATCCAGGGCACTACCGATAGTCACGTCCAGCTTGCCCTTGCCAAGGAGTTTCACCTGCTCAAGGTCGTCACTGTTTTTTACACCGCCGGCATAGGTTGTGGGAATCGTGACCCATTCACCTATATCACGAGTTAAATCTGTCTCAATACCTGCACATTTACCTTCAACGTCGACAGCGTGGATTAAAAACTCACAACAAAATGCCGAGAAATACCGTAACGATTCCGGCGAGATAGACACCTCTGTAAACTTTTGCCAACGATCAGTAACAATAAAATAGGCATCACCTTTTTTCCGACAGCTCAAATCAAGTACCAATCGGTCCTTACCGACAAGTTTGAGCAAAGAGCGCAACCTGTCTTCATAAACATGGCCGTCCTTAAAAACATATGAGGTAACAATCACCTGACTGGCCCCCTGATCGAGCCAATATGCTGCATTTTCTTCGGTAATACCGCCACCTATCTGCATTCCGCCTGGATAGGCGTTCAAGGCAACAACCGCGGCCTCATCACACCCAGCCCCTAATTTAATAATGTGACCACCGGTCAATCGATCGTTACGATAGAGCTCCGCATAAAAAGACGAGGGCTTGTCCGATGAAAAATTAGTGGTAAGTTCTGAGGCAGCATCATCGAGGGTTGAACCGACGATCTGCTTGACACGGCCTTCATGCAGGTCTATACACGGTCTAAATTTCATGATCGATAGATCCCTTAGATGTTAAAACAAAAATGGCCAAAAAAGGATCCGTTACGAATCTTTTTTGGCCACTCGAGTATACTATTGGAAAATTCAAGATACTAACCCCGATGAACGGGATAAGTGCCTTTCGCAGAGTATTTTCTTGTAAAAAAAAGCAAGAATATACTCTGCAAGGCACTAAAAAGTGGTTCCCCAGACTACCATACTGGTTGGGTCAAGACGAAGCGACTTGCCGGGCTCTACACAACCAGTGGCATCTTTTAAGACGTTCAAAAATATTTTACTATCACCTTCAGACTGAGCCTCTAGCAAGATGACAGTTTCAAAGAGATCGGCAACCTCATTACAAGGAACCGGAACCCCCTCTGCACTAACCTCAGTTTTGTCTCTGTGGGTCAGGGCTGAAAACCAAAGGCTCATTCCAGCCTGTTGCTGTAGATCACGCATATCTTCAATAGCCTGGCGATTAATAGTAGCAAAATCAAGACCATCAATAACCATACAGCTCGGACGAAAGATATCTTGATATATAAGATCATTCAGACGTTCCTCAAGTTTCGGTCGGCTAAAGGAGGATTCATTAAAAGTCATGATCATACGATTACGCATGACTTCATACTGAAGATCTGCAAGTCTCTGATCCTCACATCCAGAGGCTATATCCGCCAGGATATCATCATACCAGGCCTTGGTCTTCTGAATATTCTGTCCTATGGTTACGTGCAGTACCTGCCGGCCTTTAAGCATGTTATCAAGGGCAATCTGCACCAATATAGCGGTTTTACCCAGGCCGGCACGAGCCATTACCAGGCCCATGCGCATATTACTATCACTACCGCTCACCTCTGCACTGAAGGCCCCTAGTGGATTTTTCGTTATCAGATCATTTTTCAACATTATATCTTCCTTAACTTATTTTTTTCAAGGATGCAGGTTCCCCCGATACCCTACTATTTCTTTTCTTCATCTGCCTTTTTCTTTACAGCGGCAATTACTTCTTCAGACACAGATTTTGGAACTTGTCGATAGGCGGCAAATTCCATCGTAAACTCAGCTTTACCCTGAGTCATAGAGCGTAAGTCTGTTGAGTAGCCAAACATCTCAGCAAGCGGCACTTCCGCCTCAATAACGGTATATTCGTTTTCTTCAAGGGTTCCGATAATCATACCGCGACGCTGATTCAAACTTCCCATAACTGAGCCCTGGAACTCAGTCGGCCCTTCTACTGCCACCTTCATGATTGGTTCCATGAGTACAGCACCTGCCTTGCCGTAACCTTCCTTGAACGCCCCTTTTGCCGCAAGCTGAAACGCTATATCAGAGGAGTCAACAGAGTGCGCGGCACCATCGTTAATTACGCAGCGTACATTGGTTACCGGAAAGCCTGCCAAGGCACCCTTGGCCAGACTTGCGCTAAAACCTTTGTCACAAGAAGAGATAAACTCTCGGGGGATAACACCGCCGACAATTTTATCCACAAATTCGTACTCTTTCTCCTCACAAGGCTCCAGATAGCCGCCAACTCGTCCAAATTGCCCCGAACCTCCGGTCTGTTTCTTGTGGGTATAATTAAATTCAGCCATTTTAGTAATTGTTTCACGATAGGCAACCTGAGGAGCACCTACATGAACTTCCGCGGCATACTCACGCTTCATACGCTCAATATACACTTCCAGATGCAGCTCGCCCATACCGGAAATAATTGTATCACCCGTCTCATGATCAACAAAGGTCTTAAAGGTAGGGTCTTCTTTGGTGAAACGGTTCAGGGCCTTGGACATATTGCCCTGAGCCTTGTTGTCTATTGGCTTAATGGCCAGCGAAATAACCGGGGCAGGGACATGCATAGAGCTCATGGACATATCAATCTCCGGAGAGGTAAATGTGTCACCTGACGCACAATCAACACCAAAAAGAGCCACGATGTCACCGGGGCCCGCCACATCAATATCTTCCATTTCATTAGAATGCATACGAGCCAGTCGACCGACCTTTACCTTCTTACCGGTGCGACTGTTAACAATGGTATCACCTTTACGCATTGTGCCCTGATAGGTCCTGATATAGGTCAACTGGCCATAGCGCCCATCTTCAAGCTTGAAGGCCAGGCATACAAGGGGGGCATCAGGGTTGCTCTGAAGTATGACCTCCTCTTCATTATTATTAATATCAAGAGCGATATTTTCAATATCTGCCGGAGCCGGAAGATATCGAACAACAGCATCCAACATAGCCTGCACACCCTTATTTTTATAGGCTGAGCCAATAAAGACCGGGGCAAGCTCAAGCGAAAGTGTTCCAGTTCGGACAGCGTCCATGATCATCTTTTCGGTCGGCGTTCCCTCAAGAACAGCTTCCATAAGTTCGTCAGAAAACATCGAGGCAGCGTCAAGCATCAACTCGCGCTTTTCCTCAGCCTTCGCAACTAATGCAGCTGGAATCTCTGCTTCACGGATAATTTCGCCGTTATCACCTTCAAAGTAAATGGCCTTCATGGTAACCAGGTCAATAACACCCTCAAGATTGGCCTCGAGCCCGATGGGAAGCTGCATAAACACTGCATTGAGTTTAAGTTTATCACATACCTGATCTGCAACTCGCTGTGGGTTGGCGCCAGTTCTGTCACACTTGTTAATAAA from Desulfobulbaceae bacterium encodes the following:
- a CDS encoding phosphate/phosphite/phosphonate ABC transporter substrate-binding protein yields the protein MKKLAIVILATLLLSSCNSADTDTPKKVDRSGLPTYKIGYMICNSENETNDRFHAFTEYLSQQLNANFEMAAIDTTDFLKELDSLHFTHTNSLLYIIMNQFNGVEILATEKKDSLGSYSQGVIIARTNNDTINSIADLKGKTMIFGPTLAPTGFMAQIDLLQQNSLDPENDLSFYTIPRGSFKHEKVVYGVLFEKYDAGALPIGDVENMVNEGRIAADDLKIIAKADPIPYCNFAVTQKVDDDLAQKFKKVIISITKDTTVEYNGEVVKVLDRALVDGFEDSKDSDFDIVRDIAKRTNMPPYQKF
- a CDS encoding elongation factor G, translated to MKKDLEKVRNIGISAHIDSGKTTLTERVLFYTDKIHAIHEVRGKDGVGATMDSMELEKERGITIQSAATYCTWKGHDINIIDTPGHVDFTIEVERALRVLDGAVLILCSVGGVQSQSITVNRQMTRYKVPRIVFINKCDRTGANPQRVADQVCDKLKLNAVFMQLPIGLEANLEGVIDLVTMKAIYFEGDNGEIIREAEIPAALVAKAEEKRELMLDAASMFSDELMEAVLEGTPTEKMIMDAVRTGTLSLELAPVFIGSAYKNKGVQAMLDAVVRYLPAPADIENIALDINNNEEEVILQSNPDAPLVCLAFKLEDGRYGQLTYIRTYQGTMRKGDTIVNSRTGKKVKVGRLARMHSNEMEDIDVAGPGDIVALFGVDCASGDTFTSPEIDMSMSSMHVPAPVISLAIKPIDNKAQGNMSKALNRFTKEDPTFKTFVDHETGDTIISGMGELHLEVYIERMKREYAAEVHVGAPQVAYRETITKMAEFNYTHKKQTGGSGQFGRVGGYLEPCEEKEYEFVDKIVGGVIPREFISSCDKGFSASLAKGALAGFPVTNVRCVINDGAAHSVDSSDIAFQLAAKGAFKEGYGKAGAVLMEPIMKVAVEGPTEFQGSVMGSLNQRRGMIIGTLEENEYTVIEAEVPLAEMFGYSTDLRSMTQGKAEFTMEFAAYRQVPKSVSEEVIAAVKKKADEEKK
- the purB gene encoding adenylosuccinate lyase translates to MTDHYSHIIDSRFYRDGYSTEETRQIFGDMRRMQRWLDVELCLTNCQAELGIIPKKAAKALALTASLEKFDIQRIQDDIAKTGHSLIPLLNEWQRISGEDGQYIHYGATTQDIQDTAQSLEIQEAIDLLERDIAELISLLADKSKQYRDVICVGRTHGQQALPTTLGLKISTWLDETMRNQQRLQQCKQRVLVSQLFGGVGTMSALSAQAQTLLENFSAALGLTAPDSSWHSARDRTAELISVLALISGGLARSANEICQLAKNEIGELAEPFTAGQIGSSTMPHKRNPELCEQVVVLSKLIKANAMSGFDTLCGEHERDYRTVRLEWVALTEAITFCCAALKFQKKIIKNLVVNEAQIKNNLNQAAIFISTEALMFLLGEKIGKQCAHELIYKASQLCSSSGKELIDILLKDELIRGNFSRSDLEQAILLENHVGQSAQLIDRLTQKARQL
- a CDS encoding MBL fold metallo-hydrolase, with the protein product MRVKFWGVRGSIPCPGPQTTEYGGNTACIELRFDEIDRLIIIDAGSGIRELGNFIMANDLPKGPIDIDLFLSHTHWDHIMGFPFFVPLYLPTTTVRVHGPVTHEADTLEKIVGGQMTYRYFPVRDAELAANLQYFHLKEGEFDLGDGIKLTTKYLNHPILCLGYRFEYKGKSFCTAYDTEPYTNIFCSDPEDPSYDEAMAVEGELVVAEQNKVLQDFVTGADFLIFDTQYTQEEYEGSKVGWGHSPMEFAVQLAARSQVKKMALFHHEPMRTDKQLDALTAKHCSPGNDGGTEIFFAKEGMEIIL
- a CDS encoding HDOD domain-containing protein, which encodes MQDQEETIKDYIDRMPSLSTTVTKVLQVCNTPNAAPNDLNRVISLDPVLTGQVLKMINSAYYSLPNQISSLTRAIIMLGLNTVKNLALSTAIIGTLGKQESFKSLPMDAFWAHSICVGVTAKLLAAMINVPTAEREEYFVAGMLHDLGKIPLNNCFAETYVQALQLADLEQSALYRSEKLIVGIDHGAAGSLIAKKWQLNDTIVETLSFHHSPERASEKNRKIVAAVALANLYANIYEIGSAGDLYSESQHLLSVLELMGMKWDDLRGLGVTVMSEIEKAQVFLQGVEKG
- a CDS encoding adenylosuccinate lyase family protein; its protein translation is MPSHPIDFTIQSLVFSTKESALIFDEQTRFSRWLSFEAALASSQAELNIIPQQAADTICKNARLESLDINQIALEYTTNRNSLVPVLKVLRKACGKYGDYVHFGATTQDVLDTCLILEIKDSLSLAYRDLRTIEDALLRLAKEHRLTPMIGRTHSQQAMPITFGLKVSIWLAELRRHIERLKSVAHRVLCGQLSGAVGTMAALGDKGLETSERTMAKLGLASSALPWHTSRDNIAETCGVFSMITATACKIANEVFQLGKTEILELREPSAAGKSAGSSTMPHKRNPVLCERVAVLATHVRALAQITQESMIHENERDPRSLWAEWLAVPQISIYTATALNYLKQITANLEVFPDRMLSNIHLHKDSILSEWLLFKISSVTGKTKALELINDFSVESKQSGRATKELIAAHKDLAPHFSPEDLLMFDCPERYIGLAPEIVDVTIRDIEKKRAQDPLKLDKLAKS
- the hisA gene encoding phosphoribosylformimino-5-aminoimidazole carboxamide ribotide isomerase produces the protein MKFRPCIDLHEGRVKQIVGSTLDDAASELTTNFSSDKPSSFYAELYRNDRLTGGHIIKLGAGCDEAAVVALNAYPGGMQIGGGITEENAAYWLDQGASQVIVTSYVFKDGHVYEDRLRSLLKLVGKDRLVLDLSCRKKGDAYFIVTDRWQKFTEVSISPESLRYFSAFCCEFLIHAVDVEGKCAGIETDLTRDIGEWVTIPTTYAGGVKNSDDLEQVKLLGKGKLDVTIGSALDIFGGSGITYQEAVAFNRLQGQ